A portion of the Saimiri boliviensis isolate mSaiBol1 chromosome 1, mSaiBol1.pri, whole genome shotgun sequence genome contains these proteins:
- the TOX3 gene encoding TOX high mobility group box family member 3 isoform X1, protein MDVRFYPAAAGDPASLDFAQCLGYYGYSKFGNNNNYMNMAEANNAFFAASEQTFHTPSLGDEEFEIPPITPPPESDPALGMPDVLLPFQALSDPLPSQGSEFTPQFPPQSLDLPSITISRNLVEQDGVLHSSGLHMDQSHTQVSQYRQDPSLIMRSIVHMTDAARSGVMPPAQLTTINQSQLSAQLGLNLGGASMPHTSPSPPASKSATPSPSSSINEEDADEASRAIGEKRAAPDSGKKPKTPKKKKKKDPNEPQKPVSAYALFFRDTQAAIKGQNPNATFGEVSKIVASMWDSLGEEQKQVYKRKTEAAKKEYLKALAAYRASLVSKAAAESAEAQTIRSVQQTLASTNLTSSVLLNTPLSQHGTVSAAPQTLQQSLPRSIAPKPLTMRLPMNQIVTSVTIAANMPSNIGAPLISSMGTTMVGSAPPTQVSPSVQTQQHQMQLQQQQQQQQQMQQMQQQQLQQHQMHQQIQQQMQQQHFQHHMQQHLQQQQHLQQQINQQQLQQQLQQRLQLQQLQHMQHQSQPSPRQHSPVASQITSPIPAIGSPQPASQQHQSQIQSQTQTQVLSQVSIF, encoded by the exons caGACATTCCATACACCAAGCCTTGGGGATGAGGAATTCGAAATTCCACCAATCACGCCTCCTCCAGAGTCAGACCCTGCCCTAGGCATGCCGGATGTACTGCTACCCTTTCAAGCCCTCAGTGATCCATTGCCTTCCCAGGGAAGTGAATTCACACCCCAGTTTCCCCCTCAAAGCCTGGACCTCCCTTCCATTACAATCTCAAGAAATCTCGTGGAACAGGATGGTGTGCTTCATAGCAGTGGGTTGCATATG GATCAGAGCCACACACAAGTATCCCAATATCGGCAGGATCCCTCCTTGATCATGCGGTCCATCGTCCACATGACCGATGCTGCACGCTCTGGGGTCATGCCTCCTGCCCAGCTCACCACCATCAACCAGTCTCAGCTCAGCGCCCAGTTAGGGTTGAATTTGGGAGGTGCCAGTATGCCTCACACATCTCCTTCACCTCCAGCAAGCAAATCGGCCACTCCCTCCCCTTCCAGCTCTATCAATGAAGAGGATGCTGACGAAGCCAGCAGA GCCATTGGAGAGAAAAGAGCTGCTCCAGACTCTGGCAAGAAGCCCAAgactccaaagaaaaagaaaaagaaagatcccAATGAGCCACAGAAGCCAGTGTCAGCATATGCCCTGTTTTTCAGAGACACACAGGCTGCAATTAAAGGTCAAAACCCCAATGCAACCTTTGGAGAGGTCTCAAAAATTGTAGCATCTATGTGGGACAGCCTTGGGGAAGAACAAAAGCAG gtatataaaaggaaaacagaagctgCCAAAAAAGAATACCTGAAGGCCCTGGCGGCATACAGGGCCAGCCTCGTTTCTAAG GCTGCTGCTGAGTCAGCAGAAGCCCAGACCATCCGTTCTGTTCAGCAGACCCTGGCGTCAACCAATCTAACATCCTCCGTCCTTCTCAACACTCCACTGTCTCAACATGGAACAGTGTCAGCAGCACCTCAGACTCTCCAGCAATCCCTCCCTAGGTCAATCGCTCCCAAACCCTTAACCATGAGACTCCCCATGAACCAGATTGTCACATCAGTCACCATTGCAGCCAACATGCCCTCGAACATTGGGGCTCCACTGATAAGCTCCATGGGAACGACCATGGTTGGCTCAGCACCCCCCACCCAAGTGAGCCCTTCGGTGCAAACCCAGCAGCATCAGATGCAGTtgcagcaacagcaacagcaacaacaacagatgCAACAGATGCAGCAGCAGCAACTCCAGCAGCACCAAATGCATCAGCAAATCCAGCAGCAAATGCAGCAGCAGCATTTCCAGCACCACATGCAGCAgcacctgcagcagcagcagcatctccaGCAGCAGATTAATcaacagcagctgcagcagcagctgcagcagcgcCTCCAGCTGCAGCAGCTGCAACACATGCAGCACCAGTCTCAGCCTTCTCCTCGGCAGCACTCCCCTGTCGCCTCTCAGATAACATCCCCCATCCCTGCCATTGGGAGCCCCCAGCCAGCCTCTCAGCAGCACCAGTCGCAAATACAGTCTCAGACACAGACTCAAGTATTATCACAGGTCAGTATTTTCTGA
- the TOX3 gene encoding TOX high mobility group box family member 3 isoform X2, whose product MDVRFYPAAAGDPASLDFAQCLGYYGYSKFGNNNNYMNMAEANNAFFAASETFHTPSLGDEEFEIPPITPPPESDPALGMPDVLLPFQALSDPLPSQGSEFTPQFPPQSLDLPSITISRNLVEQDGVLHSSGLHMDQSHTQVSQYRQDPSLIMRSIVHMTDAARSGVMPPAQLTTINQSQLSAQLGLNLGGASMPHTSPSPPASKSATPSPSSSINEEDADEASRAIGEKRAAPDSGKKPKTPKKKKKKDPNEPQKPVSAYALFFRDTQAAIKGQNPNATFGEVSKIVASMWDSLGEEQKQVYKRKTEAAKKEYLKALAAYRASLVSKAAAESAEAQTIRSVQQTLASTNLTSSVLLNTPLSQHGTVSAAPQTLQQSLPRSIAPKPLTMRLPMNQIVTSVTIAANMPSNIGAPLISSMGTTMVGSAPPTQVSPSVQTQQHQMQLQQQQQQQQQMQQMQQQQLQQHQMHQQIQQQMQQQHFQHHMQQHLQQQQHLQQQINQQQLQQQLQQRLQLQQLQHMQHQSQPSPRQHSPVASQITSPIPAIGSPQPASQQHQSQIQSQTQTQVLSQVSIF is encoded by the exons ACATTCCATACACCAAGCCTTGGGGATGAGGAATTCGAAATTCCACCAATCACGCCTCCTCCAGAGTCAGACCCTGCCCTAGGCATGCCGGATGTACTGCTACCCTTTCAAGCCCTCAGTGATCCATTGCCTTCCCAGGGAAGTGAATTCACACCCCAGTTTCCCCCTCAAAGCCTGGACCTCCCTTCCATTACAATCTCAAGAAATCTCGTGGAACAGGATGGTGTGCTTCATAGCAGTGGGTTGCATATG GATCAGAGCCACACACAAGTATCCCAATATCGGCAGGATCCCTCCTTGATCATGCGGTCCATCGTCCACATGACCGATGCTGCACGCTCTGGGGTCATGCCTCCTGCCCAGCTCACCACCATCAACCAGTCTCAGCTCAGCGCCCAGTTAGGGTTGAATTTGGGAGGTGCCAGTATGCCTCACACATCTCCTTCACCTCCAGCAAGCAAATCGGCCACTCCCTCCCCTTCCAGCTCTATCAATGAAGAGGATGCTGACGAAGCCAGCAGA GCCATTGGAGAGAAAAGAGCTGCTCCAGACTCTGGCAAGAAGCCCAAgactccaaagaaaaagaaaaagaaagatcccAATGAGCCACAGAAGCCAGTGTCAGCATATGCCCTGTTTTTCAGAGACACACAGGCTGCAATTAAAGGTCAAAACCCCAATGCAACCTTTGGAGAGGTCTCAAAAATTGTAGCATCTATGTGGGACAGCCTTGGGGAAGAACAAAAGCAG gtatataaaaggaaaacagaagctgCCAAAAAAGAATACCTGAAGGCCCTGGCGGCATACAGGGCCAGCCTCGTTTCTAAG GCTGCTGCTGAGTCAGCAGAAGCCCAGACCATCCGTTCTGTTCAGCAGACCCTGGCGTCAACCAATCTAACATCCTCCGTCCTTCTCAACACTCCACTGTCTCAACATGGAACAGTGTCAGCAGCACCTCAGACTCTCCAGCAATCCCTCCCTAGGTCAATCGCTCCCAAACCCTTAACCATGAGACTCCCCATGAACCAGATTGTCACATCAGTCACCATTGCAGCCAACATGCCCTCGAACATTGGGGCTCCACTGATAAGCTCCATGGGAACGACCATGGTTGGCTCAGCACCCCCCACCCAAGTGAGCCCTTCGGTGCAAACCCAGCAGCATCAGATGCAGTtgcagcaacagcaacagcaacaacaacagatgCAACAGATGCAGCAGCAGCAACTCCAGCAGCACCAAATGCATCAGCAAATCCAGCAGCAAATGCAGCAGCAGCATTTCCAGCACCACATGCAGCAgcacctgcagcagcagcagcatctccaGCAGCAGATTAATcaacagcagctgcagcagcagctgcagcagcgcCTCCAGCTGCAGCAGCTGCAACACATGCAGCACCAGTCTCAGCCTTCTCCTCGGCAGCACTCCCCTGTCGCCTCTCAGATAACATCCCCCATCCCTGCCATTGGGAGCCCCCAGCCAGCCTCTCAGCAGCACCAGTCGCAAATACAGTCTCAGACACAGACTCAAGTATTATCACAGGTCAGTATTTTCTGA